GATTTCTGTTAAGTCTCCTATCGCTCAAGGTTTGTTGGGTAAATCAAAAGGTGATACAGCTGTTATTGAAGTGCCAGCAGGTAAAATTGAATTCGAAATCGTAGAGATTTCAAGATAATATATGTCGGTTATGTGCGGTATGCCATAACCGTACATCCACAAATTAACTTTATATTAAGAAGGTCGTGATGTAGTAATCGCGACCTTTTTTGTTTATATTTGTTGGCAGTAGAAGAACAGGGTGTGATAAATCTGCAGTTAAATTTTTAATTGCTAACATACCAAAGGCTTTGCATTTTAAAGTCTGTTGTTTGCTAATTATTGTTTAAAAGATTTATTCCAAGATTAGAATAATATGTCGACAATTTTTTCAAAAATCGTTGCTGGGGAGATTCCAGCTTACAAAGTTGCAGAAAGTAATGATTTTCTGGCTTTTTTGGATATCAGCCCATTAGCGAAGGGGCACGTTTTGGTGATCCCTAAGAAAGAAACAGATTACATTTTTGATATAGCGGATGATGAATATATGGCACTTTGGGTCTTTGCCAAGATTGTTGCTCAAGGTATTAAAAAGGTAATTCCTTGTGTAAAGGTCGGTGTAGCAGTAGTTGGCTTGGAGGTGGCTCATGCACATATACATCTGGTACCAATTAATAAAATTAGCGATTTAAATTTTGCTGGACCTAAGCTGAGCTTGTCTAATGACGAACTTCACGAAATTGCGACCACTATTCGTGAGTCTATCGTCGGTATAACTGCTCAAAATCAATAATTAGAAAAGATTATATTACACTTGATTTACGTTCGTTTTTTAGAAGAATGCTATATTTGTACTTTGTTGTTTCAAATTTGTACAAGGATAAGCGTAGGATTTGTTCTAAAAAAGGAACGCAATATTGATTTTTACTAAAGGTTATGCATGAACTTTTGTTGTCATTTCAACAATTATTAAATCCCGAGGAGTTATTGAGCTCTGGTGGATTTTATCTGGTTATCTTAATTGTATTTGCTGAGACGGGTCTATTTTTTGGATTTTTTCTACCTGGTGATTATTTATTATTTCTTGCAGGATTGTTTTGTGCGCTAAATAAAATTGATGTTAACATTTATACGCTTTGTTTGGGCTTGTTTGTTGCGGGAGTTTTAGGGAATTTTACAGGGTATTGGTTTGGTTATCGAGCGGGGCCAATGTTATTTAAGCGAAAAGATAGTTTCATCTTTAAGCGAAAATATGTGGTTATGGCCGAAGAGTTTTACCATAAATATGGTGGAACAGCTTTAATTATAGGGAGATTTGTTCCAATAGTTCGTACTTTTGCACCTATCTTTGCCGGTGTCGTAAAATTAGATTTTAAAAAATTTGTTCTATATAATGTTGCAGGGGCTGCCATTTGGGTACTAGTGTTGACCCTTTCGGGATATTTCCTCGGTATTGAGTTCCCTTGGATTATACATTATGTAGAATATGTTGTCGTTGGAATGATTGTAATTGCCTTTTTGCCAATTGCAATAACGTTGTTAAAAAAGCGTATAAAAGATAAAAGAAACAAACAAAATATACAGTAAATTAAAAAATGAGTAAACAAAACCCTTGGCACATGGTTTCTCCAGGTGAGAACGTTCCACATGCCGTAAATGCTATCATTGAGATTACAAACGGATCCAAAGGAAAGTATGAATTAGACAAAGAAACTGGTTTGCTGCTTTTGGACAGAGTAATGAGTTCATCTGTCGTTTATCCTGCTAACTATGGTTTTATCCCACAGACTTATTGCGACGACAAAGATCCGTTGGATATTTTAGTCATTTGTTCAGTGGATATTTTACCATTGACATTGGTTGAAGCACAGGTTATTGGTGTGATGAATATGGTTGATGGTGGAGAACAAGATGATAAAATTATTGCGGTAGCTAAAAATGATCCCGTTTTTAATTACATTAAAGATATTGATCAGTTACCTCCGCATACGATGAAGGAAATTGTACAATTCTTTGAGAGTTACAAAGCGCTTGAAAAGAAACATGTCATTGTTGAGGGTGTAAAAGGACGTGAAGAAGCACAAAGAATCTTGATCGAGGCTATCGAATTGTACAAAAAAGAATTTGTTAACAAATAACCCCAAGCATGGCGCTCGATATATTTTGGACATTGTTTTTAGTATTGGCGAACGGCTTTTTTGTCGCGGCAGAGTTTGCTATTGTCAAGGTCCGAGTCTCCCAAATTGAAGTTCAGGCAAAAACAGGTAGCAAAGTTGCTACAATAGCCAAAAGTATAACGGAGCATTTGGATGGTTATTTGGCCGCTACACAATTGGGTATTACACTTTCTTCGCTCGCCTTGGGTTGGGTAGGAGAGGCTGTAATGACCCAAATTGTGCAGGGGGTTCTAGGTTTTTTCGGTGTTGAATTGACAGGTACAATCGCGACAAATGCAGGGCATGTATTGGCTTTTACAATTATTACTGTGTTACACATTGTATTTGGAGAGCTTGCTCCTAAATCAATTGCGATTCAAAAACCCGTTGCGACAACGATGAAAATTGCAGTTCCACTGCAATTTTTCTACTTTATTTTTAGACCATTTATTTGGATTCTAAATGGTTTCGCTAATTTCCTATTGAAGATTTTGGGATTTGAAGTCACTAAAGGTGAATCTGCGCACTCTTCTGAAGAGTTGCAATACCTTTTGGATAAAGGTAAAGAATCTGGTGCTTTGGATATCTCCGAGCACGAGTTGATTAAAAATGTATTTGATTTTAACGAACGTATCGTTAAGAATATTATGGTACCCCGTACCAAAATTGTGGCTGTTGAAGTTACCGCTGATGCCTCAGAGCTAATTGAAACTATGACTGAAGAGGGGTATTCTCGTCTTCCAATTTATGAAGATAACATTGATCAAATCGTTGGTATTGTACATACAAAGGATATTCTTCCCCTCTTAGCCAAGGGAAAGGAAGTTGTCATGAAAAATATCATGCGCAAGCCCTATTTCATTCCTGAAACGAAGAAGATTAATGATTTAATGGCTGAATTTCAGCAAAAGCGTCTACAGTTGGCGATTGTACTGGATGAATTTGGGGGGACAGCAGGTATGGTTACCTTGGAGGACATTGTTGAGGAGCTGGTAGGTGAGATTCAGGACGAATATGATGAGGAAACTCCAGTTGTTGAACGAATTTCTGAAACGGAATATATGGTCGATGCGGGAGCTAGTATTCATGATGTGAATGAGTTTCTCCCTATAGAATTGCCGGAGAGTCAAGATTACGATACGATGTCGGGTTTGGTGAGTGAGATTTTTGATAAAATTCCTGAAGTAGGCGAGCGGAAGGAAGAATATGGCTACGTATTCACTATTATCCGGAAAGCCCAACAGAATATTGAGTTTGTCAAATTGGAATTGGTCGAATCGGCCGATGATGATACAGAAGAATAACATAATAGCGCTAATAAATGCAGTTATTTTTTACACCGGATTTAAATCCTTCGTTAGAAAATTTTATCCTTAGTGAGGAAGAAAGTAAACATGCTATTCGCGTGCTTCGTATGAATACTGGCGATCATTTACATCTCATCGATGGTCGTGGTGGTTTATACGAAGCTCAAATTATTGACCCTCATCCCAAACGTACCGTTCTTACTATTTTAAATGTTAAGGAAGACTTTCAGCAGCCGAGGTATCATCTACATATCGCTGTTGCTCCAACGAAGAATATTGATCGTATAGAATGGTTTTTAGAGAAGGCAACTGAGGTTGGCATTCAGGAAATAACTCCAGTTATCTGTGAGCATTCTGAGCGAAAAGAGGTAAAATTAGATCGTCTGAACAAGGTGGTTGTTGCAGCCATGAAACAATCATTGAAAGCCTATCTTCCCAAACTTAATCCAGCAGTATCGTTTAAGCAGTTTTTGAGAGATATTCCAACAGAAGGTGTTCAAAAAGCAATTGCACACTGTGTTGATGCTGAAAAAAAGTATTTAAACCAGGTTTTGGAGCCTTCGCAACATTATATTATCCTCATTGGTCCAGAAGGAGATTTCTCTGAGGAGGAAATTGATTTGGCACTACAAATGGGATTTCATCCAATTTCTTTGGGAGAAGCCCGCTTAAGGACCGAAACGGCCGCTTTAGCCGCATGTATGGAAGTTTCGCTGTTGAATAGATAAAATAAGCCGCTGATTTGGTTTAGCAAATTGGCTTTGAGGAATGAGTTTGCAAAACCCATTTGATCGTTCAAATGGGCGTTAGTTTATTTTACTGGTTCCGCGTCTACAATTTGAATCTCGGCATTTCCCTTAAGTGGGTCTTTGGTAAAGATCATTTTCCCTCTTAGTTTAATCGGATCTTCGGAAAATTTTATCGCACTACCTTTTAACGTTACTTCAACCATGGGTGGTATTCCGTTGGATCCACAGAATTGGCATTGCATCACGGGTAACACAGACATCATAAAGTTTTTATGGTTACGACCACTGTGAAGAGGAACCATGTAACCCGGTAATTCAACTATTTTATTTTCCAGGGCTTTAAGTTCTTTGGGATAGAATGGAGTATATACTTTCTTTGCTCCATTGTAAGTTACTTTATAAGCCATCTTATCAATCGCTTCCCATGTTTTGTTCATCATGGGCGTATGGTCCGGAACATCTGGATTACTGCCTATTTGAGCCTGTGCTTGTATGGTACAAAATATTATAAATAAGAATACTGTCAGTGTTTTTTTCATGTGTTATGCTATTGTTTTGTATCAAGAAGCTGTTCGTCTATATTTTACGTTATCCTGCCTAGAGGTCAAACTGCTCTTCTTGTTGCGATCTTTTTTGTAGTGTATTGATCTTAGTTAAACTTATTTACTTGATAGCGTTCCAGAAATACTTGTCCTGTAAGCTTTGATTGCTGGAATGATTGCTGCGAAGATACCGATTATACAAGCAACAAACAAAAATACCAATTCTTTGGGATGGAGTTTAAAGGCCTCAATAAAATCAGCGCTTTGACTCGTCTGGTTACTGATATAGTAAAGTGCCAAATGCGCCATTATAAGCCCAATTAACCCACCAATAATGGTAATTGTAAGTCCTTCAAGGAGCACAATTGCAAAGAGTTTTCCTTTGGAGGCTCCAAGCGTACGCATGATGGCAAGATCGTATTTACGTTGCTTTAATGCATTATATAGGTTAATAAAGACACTTAAACCTGCAATAAACATAATTACATAAGCTAGTATGGATAAGGAATCTATCCCTACACCTAATAAAGAGAATAGACGTGTACTTTCCATCGCAGGGGATGCGGCCTGCATATCGGTTTGTTGATCGATCAATTTTGGTAAAATTCCGATCGCCGCAGGAGATTGATATTTGAGTAGGATGGCGGTTATTTCCAACCCATTTTGCTTGACCATATCAGCGCCAATAGACTTCACAAACATACCTTCTTCCTCCTGTTCATGATGGTCTTCCTGGTCGTGCTGTCCTTTTTCATCCATTTCGACAGGAGAAGATGGATTTTCTGCTATATCTTCGCCGTGGTGGTGGAGGTGCGCGTTGACGGTTTCTTCCCGGTCTTCCTGACGTTCGCGCTGCTCTTTCTCTGCTGCTGTTTCATGATGCTCATGCTGATGTGCAATACCATGTACATCCCAAACACTTTCCAAGTTCGTCAGTATTAAATTGTCGGTAACGTTATTATTGTGTTTTAAAATACCGACAATGGTAAAAGGATGTTCATCATGATGGTGACCATCTTTGCTCAAGCCATGTGAACTATGGATCTGATCGCCAATTTTTAGCTGTTGTTTTTTGGCAACTTGATCACCAATGACTACTTCAAAATTATTTTGCCAAATACGCCCCTCGGCTACAGCGGTTTCGTAAATAGCTAAGAATGATGAGTCTGTTCCAACAATGCGGTGACCTTTAAAATTGTCGCCTAAAGATAAGGGGACTGCAAGCCGAACAAGTGGATTTTGGCGTAGTGGCTCCAGTTCGTCTAGTGGGATATTACCGGTTGGATTGTCGATATGATAAACACTGGATAAGATTAACTGAAGTGGACTTCCCTTGGCCCCGACAACTAAATCTATATTTTTACTGTT
The Sphingobacterium multivorum genome window above contains:
- a CDS encoding HIT family protein codes for the protein MSTIFSKIVAGEIPAYKVAESNDFLAFLDISPLAKGHVLVIPKKETDYIFDIADDEYMALWVFAKIVAQGIKKVIPCVKVGVAVVGLEVAHAHIHLVPINKISDLNFAGPKLSLSNDELHEIATTIRESIVGITAQNQ
- a CDS encoding DedA family protein: MHELLLSFQQLLNPEELLSSGGFYLVILIVFAETGLFFGFFLPGDYLLFLAGLFCALNKIDVNIYTLCLGLFVAGVLGNFTGYWFGYRAGPMLFKRKDSFIFKRKYVVMAEEFYHKYGGTALIIGRFVPIVRTFAPIFAGVVKLDFKKFVLYNVAGAAIWVLVLTLSGYFLGIEFPWIIHYVEYVVVGMIVIAFLPIAITLLKKRIKDKRNKQNIQ
- a CDS encoding inorganic diphosphatase, which translates into the protein MSKQNPWHMVSPGENVPHAVNAIIEITNGSKGKYELDKETGLLLLDRVMSSSVVYPANYGFIPQTYCDDKDPLDILVICSVDILPLTLVEAQVIGVMNMVDGGEQDDKIIAVAKNDPVFNYIKDIDQLPPHTMKEIVQFFESYKALEKKHVIVEGVKGREEAQRILIEAIELYKKEFVNK
- a CDS encoding hemolysin family protein translates to MALDIFWTLFLVLANGFFVAAEFAIVKVRVSQIEVQAKTGSKVATIAKSITEHLDGYLAATQLGITLSSLALGWVGEAVMTQIVQGVLGFFGVELTGTIATNAGHVLAFTIITVLHIVFGELAPKSIAIQKPVATTMKIAVPLQFFYFIFRPFIWILNGFANFLLKILGFEVTKGESAHSSEELQYLLDKGKESGALDISEHELIKNVFDFNERIVKNIMVPRTKIVAVEVTADASELIETMTEEGYSRLPIYEDNIDQIVGIVHTKDILPLLAKGKEVVMKNIMRKPYFIPETKKINDLMAEFQQKRLQLAIVLDEFGGTAGMVTLEDIVEELVGEIQDEYDEETPVVERISETEYMVDAGASIHDVNEFLPIELPESQDYDTMSGLVSEIFDKIPEVGERKEEYGYVFTIIRKAQQNIEFVKLELVESADDDTEE
- a CDS encoding 16S rRNA (uracil(1498)-N(3))-methyltransferase, encoding MQLFFTPDLNPSLENFILSEEESKHAIRVLRMNTGDHLHLIDGRGGLYEAQIIDPHPKRTVLTILNVKEDFQQPRYHLHIAVAPTKNIDRIEWFLEKATEVGIQEITPVICEHSERKEVKLDRLNKVVVAAMKQSLKAYLPKLNPAVSFKQFLRDIPTEGVQKAIAHCVDAEKKYLNQVLEPSQHYIILIGPEGDFSEEEIDLALQMGFHPISLGEARLRTETAALAACMEVSLLNR
- a CDS encoding ABC transporter permease, with protein sequence MNTIQLVWKNISRQFGSVFLSILLTAFGISILAVLSITGETFEKQLDNNSKNIDLVVGAKGSPLQLILSSVYHIDNPTGNIPLDELEPLRQNPLVRLAVPLSLGDNFKGHRIVGTDSSFLAIYETAVAEGRIWQNNFEVVIGDQVAKKQQLKIGDQIHSSHGLSKDGHHHDEHPFTIVGILKHNNNVTDNLILTNLESVWDVHGIAHQHEHHETAAEKEQRERQEDREETVNAHLHHHGEDIAENPSSPVEMDEKGQHDQEDHHEQEEEGMFVKSIGADMVKQNGLEITAILLKYQSPAAIGILPKLIDQQTDMQAASPAMESTRLFSLLGVGIDSLSILAYVIMFIAGLSVFINLYNALKQRKYDLAIMRTLGASKGKLFAIVLLEGLTITIIGGLIGLIMAHLALYYISNQTSQSADFIEAFKLHPKELVFLFVACIIGIFAAIIPAIKAYRTSISGTLSSK